Below is a window of Virgibacillus sp. NKC19-3 DNA.
TGTTTCAGGTTCGAAAAATGGCTATTTCGCAGATACGGGAGTTTCGATTGTAGCCGGGAAAGGGGAAGAAGTTTTACAGAAAATATGTGATGTTGTTAAAGAAGCATTCGATGCTGGGCTGAAGAGGGCAAAGCCGGGCTCGAAAAAAAGTGGACTCGGAAAGGCCGTACACAATGTAGCAAAACAGCATGGTTTAACAGTTATAAAAAATCTTACTGGCCATGGTGTTGGTCGCTCCATTCATGAAGCACCAGACCATATTTTCAATTATTATTCTCGTTGGGATGACGAAATGTTAAAAGATGGAATGGTAGTTGCTTTTGAACCTTTTATCTCTACATTTGAAGAGGAAGTTTTCCAATCCGAAGATGGCTGGACCTTCCTAACCGACGAAAGCTTTGTCGCCCAATACGAACATACGATTATCCTTACCAAGGAAGGTCCAATTATTACTACATTGTAAGAGCACTAATACTATCAAAAAATGTGATTTGTCACAGGTCTCCTATTATTCCATAGGAAATCTGTTAAACGTAAAAAGGTAGGAAGTTACGTATGTCTAAAAACGAAATTACACAAAAGGATCGTAAGTTTGTAGATTGTCCCGTTAGTATGCATGCAGACCATAAAGCTCAAGGAAACACCAGTCTATACCTTTGCAGTTAAAAGTGAAGATCTTATAGATATTGTTCATAAAGCAACAAATATTGAGAAACTTATAGGCTATGATGTTGTTTACATCCCGATCAATAGGACCTTACCAAGAAATATAAAAAAGTATCTTGTTGAACAAACAAATTGTAAAGATAAATTTTCCAAGACTACTCAAACCACCTATTTTGTAAATGCTTGTATACATTGTGATGCACTGCAGGGAGCTAATTTCGTACATCAAGAAGTAAGCTCCCCTTTCACTGGTATGAATGCTACAGAATCAAACACTATGAAATATATAGAATTTAAATTAAAAACGACATTGCTATTGATTATGAAGTGGGGGGGAGAAATGCGTTTCATAGGATTATCTTTTAATTAATTAGCTAAATACACACTTCCACCCCCAGTAACAATTTAACATGTCTACTAATAAAATTAATGTATGGGCATATTCACTATCCAAACACGAGGGGATATTAACCTACCTGAAGGGGGAGGTGTGTATGGACAACAACAAGTTGCTCGGAACGATTATCGCTGTTTTGCTTTTGCTTGGGATCGGTTTGCTAATCGGGTCTTTGACATCATTGATGCATACAATGCCAACACAGGTGGATGTGATTGGATCTATAATGCAGGAAAGCGGCTATCATGCCTGGCAAATGCCATATTCGTGATATGTTTCGAAAGTGCTAAGCAAGCACACTTGAATCCGATAACAATACGATACATCCCGTATAAAGAAAAGGCGCCTGCTGCTTAATACCAAGCAGTTGAGCGCCTTAATTAATATTTATCCGCCAATAATGTGGTATCCGGAGTCAACGTGCATGACTTCGCCGGTTACACCTCTGGAAAGTTCGCTCATGAAGAATAACGTTGCATCGCCAACCTGATCTTGGTCCACATTTTGGCGTAGTGGAGCTTTTTCTTCAATAATTCCTGCCTTCTCATTGAATCCTGATACACCCTTGGCGGATAAAGTGCGTATAGGACCGGCAGATACGGCATTTACGCGTATGCCGTACTTTCCAACATCTTCTGCTAAATATCTTACACTAGCTTCCAATGATGCTTTTGCAACTCCCATGACATTGTAGTTTTTGATAACGCGTTCTGCTCCAAGATAGGTTTGGGTAACGATGCTGCCGCCTTCTGTCATTAACGATTTGGCAGCTCTTGTTACTGCTACGAGTGAATATGCGCTGATTTCCTGTGCTAATAAGAACCCTTCACGTGATGTGTCTGCATATTCGCCATTGAGCTCATCGCGGTTTGCAAAGGCAACAGCATGTACAATTCCATGAACAACGCCGACTTTTTCTTTAATTTCAGCAAAAGCATGATGAATACTTTCATCACTTGCAACATCACAAGAAACGATTAATGTTGCTTCGATCGCTTTTTTTTCAAGAAGCTTGGTCAGTTTTTGATAGGATCTTTCCTGTCTATTGGTGAAAATTAAATTTGCTCCTGCGTTATGTAATGATTTCGTTATCCCCCAGGCAATGCTTCGCTCGTTCGCGACTCCCATTACAACGATATTTTTTCCTTCTAATAAACTAGACATACGTAAACCTCCAACTATTTTTCTTTCATCCATTATAACCTAATTGGTATCGTTAGAGAAATCTAATTTTAGCATTTTATATAGGCAAACCTTCTCCCTATGAAAAAAATATGAAAAAAATTAATTTCGCCCTTTACAAAGTTTGTAGGACTCGTTATAATAAAATTCGTCGGTTTACGACAAGCGCATATTGGAGTGTGAATACACTACTTCATGGCCCGTTGGTCAAGTGGTTAAGACACCGCCCTTTCACGGCGGTAACACGGGTTCGAATCCCGTACGGGTCATCCATAATAAGCCGGCCTAGCTCAATTGGTAGAGCAACTGACTTGTAATCAGTAGGTTGGGGGTTCAAGTCCTCTGGCCGGCACCATTACTTGATATAAAAAATTTAATGTATAAATCATTTATATCCGTCAAGACTATCGGAGGGGTAGCGAAGTGGCTAAACGCGGCGGACTGTAAATCCGCTCCCTCAGGGTTCGGGAGTTCGAATCTCTCCCCCTCCACCATTTCTATTTTTGGGCCATAGCCAAGCGGTAAGGCATCGGGTTTTGATCCCGTGTACCCCAGGTTCGAATCCTGGTGGCCCAGCCATTTTTAATTGCCTAGGAAATTATAAAATGATTTGCTTGGGCATAATGTATTATTGATTAATGGCTACGTCCAGCTACAAGCGCCAAATACGAGGAGATAACACGAGAGCTCCCTACGATAAAGAAGACTTGGCGACTGACAAGCCGACAGGCGCAGGCAGAGCCATAGTCGCACTTATGCCTGTGGCGAAAGTCATCATCGGTTCGTTACCTCACCGTGGTTCCTTTTCGCTTTTGTTCTATAAAGAGGAATTTACCCAATACCCACAGGTAACAGTATACAACGTTTACAAACACGTTTTTATTCATAAAACGCTCACTAAAACGACGATGAGCCATTAGCTCAGTTGGCAGAGCATCTGACTTTTAATCAGAGGGTCGGAGGTTCGAACCCTCCATGGCTCACTATTGATTTATAATCCTGAATTTAATTTTAAAAGGCAACATTATACCGTGATTAAACGTAAACAAGGTAGTCGTACCAATTGGCAGCCTTGTTTATTTGCATTTTAATGCTTTTTTTCACATAATAGATAGAGTAATTTTGTTTTAAAAAGGGATTATAAAAATAAGAAGATAATTGTTATGAAAACATAAAAATTTACTTTATAATCACGAACGAAGCATATACATGTTATAATTTTATTCTAGATGTGTTTTATATTAAAATGGAACTATACCTTTTTGAACAATGACGCTATACAAAAGGATGATAAGGTATGAAAACCTCCAGAATCCCAGGTTTTTATAATATGACTGTTGATGAGCGAAGAAAATTATTGCAAGATATGCATACATTTACGGATGAAGAGACCGCTGATTTATTCTCGGATGCGTCTTTACCGGCAGATACTGCTGATAAAATGATCGAAAATGTAATTGGAACCTTTTCATTACCACTTGGTTTGGGATTGAATTTCCTTATAAATGGGAAAGAATATGTCGTACCAATGGCAGTTGAAGAACCATCTATTGTTGCTTCAGCAAGCTATATTGCCAAAATCGTGCGAGAGGCCGGTGGCTTTACAACTGAGGCTACAGATCGGGTTATGATTGGTCAAATTCAAGTAGTTGGCAGCCCGGACATCGAAGCTGCAAAGCGTGCGCTTCTAAGTGAAAAGGAAGCCTTATTAGAGGATGCGAATGCAGCTTACCCCAGCTTGGTAGCCAGAGGTGGAGGTGCTGAGGACCTGGAGGTACGATTACTCCATGAAGGATCGGATTCCAGATATGGTCAAATGCTTGTTTTACATGTTTACGTTAATACATGTGACGCGATGGGAGCAAATATCATTAATACGATGGTAGAGGCTTTAGCCCCTACAGTGGAAGATTTAACGAAAGGGAAAGTTTACCTGCGAATTTTATCCAATTATGCGGATAAATGTTTAGCACGTTCCCGGTGTGTGATCCCCCCTGCATTACTCGAAACAGAAAACTTCTCAGGAGAAGAAGTGCGCGACGGGGTTGTACATGCTTATGAATTTGCAGCAATGGACCCATATCGTGCAGTTACCCATAATAAAGGGATTATGAACGGGATTGATCCAATTGTTATTGCAACAGGAAATGATTGGCGAGCAGTGGAAGCAGGTGCGCATGCCTATGCAGCCAGAAACGGCCAGTACAGTTCCATGACGACCTGGTTCAAAGACGGGGCAGGAAATCTGGTTGGTGAGCTGGAATTACCAATGTCTGTGGCAACGGTAGGTGGATCCACGCAGGTCCATTCCATGTCCAAAATGGCACACAGTATGTTAGATGTGAAGTCCGCTCAAGAATTAGCCCAAGTTATTGTCTCAGTCGGATTAGCACAAAACCTTGGTGCATTAAAGGCGTTAGTAACGGATGGTATTCAAAAAGGCCATATGGCTTTACATTCTCGCTCTGTTGCCATTGCAGCAGGGGCTTCTGGGGAGATGATTGATATTATTGCTGATCAATTAATAGAACAAAACGAAATCCGTGTTGGAAAAGCTAAAGAATTGGTGGAACAAAATATAAAATGAGTATACAAAAAGCAACCACAGAACAAACAGCTATAGGGATAGCTCATAGTAAATTAATTTTGATTGGGGAGCATGCAGTTGTACACGGACAACCTGCCATTGCTATTCCCTTTCCGTTAGTTGGTGTGGAGTCCGTTGTTGAATATGTGCCAGGGACTATAAAAATCGATAGTTCTTTTTACCACGGGCCAATTGAATTAGCTCCGGAATCGCTGTGTGGTATCACCAATTGTATTAAAGAAACATTGAATTACCTTCAGTTACCATGTCAGGATTTATTAATTAATATAAATTCATCTATACCGCATGGCAAAGGGCTTGGATCTAGTGCTTCCGTAGCGATTTCTGTGGTCAAATCTTTGTTTGCGTATGCACGGGAGGCGTATACGGAAGATGAACTACTCGAGCTTGCCAATATCTCCGAAACTTACGCCCATGGTGCACCAAGCGGTATTGATACACTTACCATAACGTCTGGTTCACCAGTATGGTATGAAAGAGAATTGCCGATTGAATTTATTAATCTGAGTGAGGATTTTCACTTTGTTGTAGCAGATTCCGGCAGAATTGGAGATACCCGACTTTCTGTTGGTTCTGTAGCCAATTTATTAAAGTCTGCACCTAAAAGAATTCAGGCAAAACTGGATCGCATCGGGGAGCTAACCCATCATGCCAAAGATGCATTAGAAAAGGCTAGCAAAAACTTCCTAGGCCATATGTTGAATGAAGCGCAGAAAGAACTGGAATCCCTAGGCGTAAGTGATTCCGGATTAAATCGACTTATTGATCTTGCGCGCCAGGAAGGTGCCTTAGGTGCGAAATTAACAGGCGGCGGTAATGGAGGCTGCATTATTGCACTTGCTCAAAATGAAGTGCACTCACGCCAGCTTGCCGAGAAACTAAAGAAAGTTGGAGCACAGGCTGTGTGGCCTTTTGTACTAAAGAAAAAAGACTAGATAGTAGAAAACTCGGTTGTCATCAAGTCTTTTGGTGCCAGCCTTAGTTACACTTATGCAGTAAGAGACTATTTTCTTACTGCTAAAAAGGGGAAAAACAATGAAGGCTACTGCGAAAGCACATACAAATATTGCCTTAATTAAGTATTGGGGAAAACGCAACGAACCTCTAATATTACCGACAAACAGTAGTCTTTCTTTGACATTAGATGGGTTTTCTACGACTACAAGCGTCGAATTTCGGGAGAACTTGGCAAATGATCATGTTACCATTAACGATGAGACTATTTCAGGTGAGTCGTATAGACGTGTGAGTGGATTTCTCGATCTGATCCGTCAAACTGCCGGGGAAAAACATTTATATGCAGATGTCCATTCGATAAATGACGTTCCCACTGCAGCTGGATTTGCATCATCGGCATCGGGTTTTGCAGCACTTGCTGCTGCAGCAACAAAAGCGATTGGCTTACAGTTAAGTGATCAGGAGCTATCAAGAATAACCCGCCAAGGCTCAGGTTCCGCCACACGCTCGATTTATGGTGGCTTCGCGCAGTGGCAAATGGGCGGACGTCCAGATGGTTCCGATTCATATGCTGTACCGATTGCTTCGCAGGACCACTGGGATATTCGTGTTGCTGCTGTTGTCCTGTCTGATACGAGGAAAAACGTGTCGAGTCGTGATGGAATGAGGCGAACAGTTGAAACATCTGCCTTTTATGATGGCTGGTTAGGAAGCCTTGCCGATGACCTGGAGCAGATAAAAGAAGCGATCATGGACCGGGATTTTGAAAAGACTGGAAAGATTGCAGAAGCCAACTGCCTGAAAATGCATGCCACGACATTGGGTGCCAATCCTCCTTTCACGTATTGGACAGACAAGACAGTTGCAGTTATGCAAACTGTACAAGCCATGCGAGCGGAAGGAATTCCAGCATTTTTCACCATTGATGCCGGGCCAAATGTGAAGGTCCTTTATTTACCGGAGAATGAAAAAACTGTTGAGAAGACACTCCGTGACATACCTGGTGCCGAAGACGTAATTTTAAGTAAACCAGGTCGGGGAGTAAGCTTTCTATAGGGGTTGAACGATTTTGTGCCGTACACCAATGACCATAAAAGTGCCAGGGAAGTTGATGATAGCAGGAGAGTTTGCTGTCCTTCATCCCCATCATAACCTTGTTGTCATGGCTGTGGATCGTTTTGTATATGCAAGTATTCAGCAAAGCGATAAGAATAGGTTGACACTGGAAGATTTTAAACTACATGATCTCCGCTTTGCATATAACAATAAAGACGTGAAGATTGATACCGATGACGAACGGGTGCATTTCATCGAGCAAGCAATGAGTCTAGCGTTTACCTATTTAAAGGAACATGACGTTAAGCCTGATCCGTTTAAGCTGTCAATCAGAAGTGAGTTGGATGACGTCTCGGGTGTGAAATATGGCCTCGGATCAAGTGCAGCTGTGGTAACATCCGTTATTACAGCTATTCTAAAAAAATACTTGCCCTATCGCCCATCTGCAATGTTGATATTTAAACTTGCAGCTGTTTCCCATGTGATTACACAGCGAAATGGCTCAGGAGCTGATGTAGCGGCGTCTTCCTATGGAGGTTTTCTTCAATATTCGTCTTTTCAGTCTGATTGGTTAATCGAAGCGTATGAGAATGCGAAAACACTGCAAGAACTTCTGGAGCAGGACTGGGTTTACTTTTCTCTCAAACCGATGAAGCTGCTCGAGGATGTATACGTGTGTATTGGCTGGACGGGAAAGCCTGCATCAACGAAGAAACTTGTCGATGAAATATTAAAACTAAAAAATGAT
It encodes the following:
- a CDS encoding phosphomevalonate kinase; this encodes MCRTPMTIKVPGKLMIAGEFAVLHPHHNLVVMAVDRFVYASIQQSDKNRLTLEDFKLHDLRFAYNNKDVKIDTDDERVHFIEQAMSLAFTYLKEHDVKPDPFKLSIRSELDDVSGVKYGLGSSAAVVTSVITAILKKYLPYRPSAMLIFKLAAVSHVITQRNGSGADVAASSYGGFLQYSSFQSDWLIEAYENAKTLQELLEQDWVYFSLKPMKLLEDVYVCIGWTGKPASTKKLVDEILKLKNDDPARFQQFLTSSENAVGDFLKGMTESDIALLLKGVKENRQALQAVGQHANVDIETPLLRTLCDLAEGYGGAGKPSGAGGGDCGIAFMPSQEKAKALMQAWEQAGIKPLAIQPYEYGAIEAKRDESR
- the mvk gene encoding mevalonate kinase → MSIQKATTEQTAIGIAHSKLILIGEHAVVHGQPAIAIPFPLVGVESVVEYVPGTIKIDSSFYHGPIELAPESLCGITNCIKETLNYLQLPCQDLLININSSIPHGKGLGSSASVAISVVKSLFAYAREAYTEDELLELANISETYAHGAPSGIDTLTITSGSPVWYERELPIEFINLSEDFHFVVADSGRIGDTRLSVGSVANLLKSAPKRIQAKLDRIGELTHHAKDALEKASKNFLGHMLNEAQKELESLGVSDSGLNRLIDLARQEGALGAKLTGGGNGGCIIALAQNEVHSRQLAEKLKKVGAQAVWPFVLKKKD
- the fabI gene encoding enoyl-ACP reductase FabI: MSSLLEGKNIVVMGVANERSIAWGITKSLHNAGANLIFTNRQERSYQKLTKLLEKKAIEATLIVSCDVASDESIHHAFAEIKEKVGVVHGIVHAVAFANRDELNGEYADTSREGFLLAQEISAYSLVAVTRAAKSLMTEGGSIVTQTYLGAERVIKNYNVMGVAKASLEASVRYLAEDVGKYGIRVNAVSAGPIRTLSAKGVSGFNEKAGIIEEKAPLRQNVDQDQVGDATLFFMSELSRGVTGEVMHVDSGYHIIGG
- a CDS encoding hydroxymethylglutaryl-CoA reductase, degradative, yielding MKTSRIPGFYNMTVDERRKLLQDMHTFTDEETADLFSDASLPADTADKMIENVIGTFSLPLGLGLNFLINGKEYVVPMAVEEPSIVASASYIAKIVREAGGFTTEATDRVMIGQIQVVGSPDIEAAKRALLSEKEALLEDANAAYPSLVARGGGAEDLEVRLLHEGSDSRYGQMLVLHVYVNTCDAMGANIINTMVEALAPTVEDLTKGKVYLRILSNYADKCLARSRCVIPPALLETENFSGEEVRDGVVHAYEFAAMDPYRAVTHNKGIMNGIDPIVIATGNDWRAVEAGAHAYAARNGQYSSMTTWFKDGAGNLVGELELPMSVATVGGSTQVHSMSKMAHSMLDVKSAQELAQVIVSVGLAQNLGALKALVTDGIQKGHMALHSRSVAIAAGASGEMIDIIADQLIEQNEIRVGKAKELVEQNIK
- the map gene encoding type I methionyl aminopeptidase; translated protein: MIAKTEEDFNGLKEIGEICGTIRDELVRCTKPGITTKELDEMAREMFEKTGAQSAPKGEYDFPGYTCISINKEVAHGIPRKRTIQEGDLVNIDVSGSKNGYFADTGVSIVAGKGEEVLQKICDVVKEAFDAGLKRAKPGSKKSGLGKAVHNVAKQHGLTVIKNLTGHGVGRSIHEAPDHIFNYYSRWDDEMLKDGMVVAFEPFISTFEEEVFQSEDGWTFLTDESFVAQYEHTIILTKEGPIITTL
- the mvaD gene encoding diphosphomevalonate decarboxylase, whose product is MKATAKAHTNIALIKYWGKRNEPLILPTNSSLSLTLDGFSTTTSVEFRENLANDHVTINDETISGESYRRVSGFLDLIRQTAGEKHLYADVHSINDVPTAAGFASSASGFAALAAAATKAIGLQLSDQELSRITRQGSGSATRSIYGGFAQWQMGGRPDGSDSYAVPIASQDHWDIRVAAVVLSDTRKNVSSRDGMRRTVETSAFYDGWLGSLADDLEQIKEAIMDRDFEKTGKIAEANCLKMHATTLGANPPFTYWTDKTVAVMQTVQAMRAEGIPAFFTIDAGPNVKVLYLPENEKTVEKTLRDIPGAEDVILSKPGRGVSFL